The following proteins come from a genomic window of Neptunomonas concharum:
- the cysK gene encoding cysteine synthase A, with translation MQTFQDNSLSIGNTPLVRLGRLAPHAEIYAKIESRNPAGSIKCRIGASMIWAAEKSGQLKPGMTLVEPTSGNTGVALAFVAASRGYNLTLTMPASMSIERRKLMKALGADIVLTPPEKGMKGAIEKAQEIVDADPKNTLMLQQFQNPANPAIHEQTTGPEIWKDTEGQIDILVAGVGTGGTITGISRYIKQTQGKAITSVAVEPTDSPVITQTIQGEEVKPAPHKIQGIGAGFVPGNLDLTLVDLVEKVSNEDAIATARRLMKEEGILAGISCGAATTAALRIAEKPEFKGKKIVVILPDSGERYLSTALFEGMFTENELAQ, from the coding sequence ATGCAAACATTCCAAGACAACTCCCTTTCTATCGGCAATACACCACTGGTTAGGCTTGGCAGACTGGCTCCTCATGCTGAGATTTACGCCAAAATTGAATCCCGAAATCCAGCAGGCTCTATCAAGTGTAGAATTGGTGCAAGTATGATTTGGGCTGCTGAAAAGTCTGGGCAACTCAAACCTGGTATGACATTAGTTGAACCAACCAGTGGAAACACGGGCGTTGCATTAGCCTTCGTAGCAGCATCACGAGGTTATAACCTAACATTAACCATGCCAGCCTCTATGAGTATAGAGCGACGCAAGCTAATGAAAGCGCTTGGCGCTGATATCGTGTTAACACCGCCAGAGAAAGGCATGAAAGGAGCTATTGAAAAAGCTCAAGAGATTGTCGATGCTGACCCAAAAAACACACTGATGCTGCAACAATTCCAAAACCCGGCAAACCCGGCAATCCATGAACAAACAACAGGCCCTGAAATCTGGAAGGATACAGAAGGCCAGATCGACATTCTTGTAGCAGGGGTAGGAACCGGGGGCACCATTACGGGGATATCACGCTATATCAAGCAAACCCAAGGGAAAGCGATCACCAGTGTTGCGGTAGAGCCAACGGATTCCCCAGTGATTACTCAAACCATTCAGGGAGAAGAAGTCAAACCTGCACCACACAAAATTCAGGGAATTGGCGCAGGCTTTGTACCGGGTAATTTGGACTTAACACTGGTAGATTTGGTAGAAAAAGTCAGTAATGAGGACGCCATTGCAACAGCTAGGCGCTTAATGAAAGAGGAAGGAATTCTTGCCGGTATTTCTTGCGGAGCTGCAACAACGGCGGCATTACGCATTGCCGAAAAGCCTGAATTTAAAGGTAAAAAGATTGTTGTGATTTTACCAGACTCAGGGGAACGCTACCTTTCCACAGCACTTTTTGAGGGAATGTTTACTGAAAACGAGCTAGCCCAATAG
- a CDS encoding YfiR family protein, which produces MMYLLNLKRYFVFLICCLTLSSTQLRAEDSVLDDIKSVYIYNFLSFISWPEDKQLPNDKYQLCVVGNPSLKSKLESVVKNELVNNLPIHVSSVEALNSLNECHVVYIDRRELLSKSELESIKSNGGLLVGDYSGFISSDIGMIGFETRGRKVRVAMKLDVLQAEGFKVSSKLLRVVRIEK; this is translated from the coding sequence ATGATGTATCTATTGAACCTGAAGCGTTATTTTGTATTCTTAATCTGTTGTTTGACGTTGAGCAGTACTCAATTACGAGCAGAAGATAGTGTGCTAGATGATATAAAGTCGGTTTATATCTACAACTTCCTATCTTTCATCTCTTGGCCAGAAGATAAACAGCTTCCTAATGATAAGTATCAGCTGTGTGTGGTGGGTAACCCCTCTCTTAAATCAAAGCTTGAATCAGTAGTGAAAAATGAGTTAGTGAACAATTTGCCTATTCATGTTTCCAGTGTTGAAGCTTTGAACTCTTTGAATGAGTGCCACGTTGTCTATATAGATAGACGTGAGTTGCTATCAAAAAGTGAGTTAGAAAGCATAAAATCTAACGGCGGTCTGCTCGTGGGTGACTATAGTGGCTTTATATCGAGTGATATAGGCATGATTGGCTTTGAAACCCGAGGGCGTAAAGTACGGGTGGCGATGAAGCTTGACGTGCTACAGGCTGAAGGTTTTAAAGTTAGCTCGAAACTCTTGAGGGTCGTTCGTATCGAAAAGTAG
- the yaaA gene encoding peroxide stress protein YaaA, whose amino-acid sequence MLTVISPAKTLDYESPVTTKLHSMPRFLEHSAQLINTLEALSVQEVAELMKLSDKLASLNVARYASWQEQFNPNDARQAVLAFKGDVYTGLAAETLSEEQLEYAQQHLRILSGLYGILKPLDLMQPYRLEMGTKLNNAKGKDLYQFWGTRLTESLNEELASDNSPVLVNLASNEYFKAIKPKLLNARVITPVFKDWKNGQYKIISFYAKKARGLMSRYIIEEKINAPEALKAFNYEGYQFSETLSEGDTLVFTRDHNE is encoded by the coding sequence ATGCTGACTGTTATTTCCCCGGCCAAAACGTTGGACTACGAGTCTCCCGTAACGACCAAGCTGCACTCTATGCCTCGATTTCTGGAGCACTCAGCTCAGTTGATTAACACGCTGGAAGCACTTTCGGTTCAAGAGGTCGCCGAGTTAATGAAACTCAGCGATAAACTGGCAAGCCTTAATGTAGCGCGCTACGCCTCTTGGCAAGAGCAGTTTAATCCCAATGATGCCCGACAGGCAGTACTTGCCTTCAAAGGTGATGTGTACACAGGCCTTGCAGCTGAAACACTCAGTGAAGAGCAACTTGAATATGCACAACAACACCTGCGCATACTCTCTGGATTGTATGGGATATTGAAACCACTAGATCTGATGCAACCCTACCGATTGGAAATGGGCACAAAACTCAACAATGCTAAAGGTAAGGATCTCTATCAGTTTTGGGGAACACGACTAACCGAGTCGCTAAACGAGGAGTTGGCCAGCGATAACAGTCCAGTTCTAGTGAATTTAGCGTCTAACGAATATTTTAAGGCAATCAAGCCTAAACTACTCAACGCACGCGTGATTACCCCTGTCTTTAAGGATTGGAAAAACGGCCAGTACAAGATCATTAGCTTTTACGCAAAAAAAGCCAGAGGTTTGATGAGCAGATACATCATTGAAGAGAAGATAAACGCACCTGAAGCACTCAAAGCGTTTAACTATGAAGGGTATCAGTTTTCAGAAACCTTATCTGAAGGCGATACCTTAGTGTTCACACGGGATCACAACGAATAA
- a CDS encoding tryptophan--tRNA ligase, protein MSQKTVLTGITTSGTPHIGNYLGAIKPAIDASKNAAYNSFFFLADYHALIKCHDPERVARSSQEIAATWLALGLDTDKATFYRQTDIPEITELTWILTCLTSKGLMNRAHAYKASVDANRDAGKEDLDDGVTMGLFSYPVLMAADILMFNADIIPVGKDQIQHIEMARDVAGRFNHAYQPLFNLPEAQVDEESQLIPGLDGRKMSKSYDNTIPLFCSADQLRKLINQIVTDTKAPGEPKDPDSSTLFQLYNCFATTAETEQMRQKYLEGIAWGEAKKELFEFLDAQLSAPRARYNELMNDLGSVEAELKKGAEKAREISAPFMDKVRIAAGIRPLNYVAAQSDESQIEKKEKTAEEIARAEEGRRRAILMQLKRYFDRIDAASDKNVEAKLILEEKRLEVESLKKKAKQKAENELELLTSELAQYL, encoded by the coding sequence ATGTCCCAAAAAACTGTACTCACAGGTATTACAACGTCAGGTACGCCACATATCGGTAACTATCTGGGGGCGATTAAGCCAGCGATAGATGCCAGCAAAAATGCCGCTTACAATAGCTTCTTCTTTTTGGCCGACTACCATGCGCTCATTAAGTGCCATGACCCTGAAAGAGTGGCCCGCTCTTCTCAAGAGATTGCAGCGACTTGGCTTGCGTTGGGGCTAGACACTGATAAAGCGACATTCTATCGCCAAACAGATATCCCTGAAATTACTGAGCTGACTTGGATTCTGACCTGCTTGACGTCTAAAGGTCTAATGAATCGTGCACATGCCTATAAAGCTTCGGTGGATGCGAACCGTGATGCAGGCAAAGAAGATTTAGATGACGGTGTCACCATGGGGCTATTTAGCTACCCCGTTCTGATGGCTGCGGACATTCTGATGTTTAATGCAGATATTATCCCCGTTGGTAAAGATCAGATTCAGCATATCGAGATGGCGAGAGATGTGGCAGGGCGTTTTAACCATGCGTATCAGCCACTATTTAACTTACCTGAAGCTCAAGTCGATGAAGAAAGCCAGCTGATACCGGGGCTTGATGGTCGTAAAATGTCAAAGAGTTACGATAATACGATTCCGCTTTTCTGTTCGGCTGATCAGCTGCGCAAGCTGATAAACCAAATTGTTACGGATACCAAAGCCCCTGGCGAGCCTAAAGACCCTGATAGCAGTACACTGTTCCAGCTTTATAACTGCTTTGCAACGACAGCTGAAACAGAGCAAATGCGCCAAAAATACCTAGAAGGGATCGCTTGGGGTGAAGCAAAAAAAGAGCTATTTGAATTTTTAGATGCTCAGTTGTCGGCTCCGCGTGCTCGTTATAATGAACTAATGAATGATTTGGGATCTGTTGAAGCTGAGCTAAAAAAAGGAGCCGAGAAGGCACGCGAGATATCGGCTCCCTTTATGGATAAGGTACGAATCGCAGCCGGTATTCGCCCGTTAAACTACGTAGCTGCTCAATCTGACGAGTCGCAAATCGAGAAAAAAGAGAAGACAGCAGAAGAGATCGCACGTGCAGAAGAGGGACGACGACGTGCCATTTTAATGCAACTTAAGCGCTACTTTGATCGTATTGATGCCGCATCAGATAAAAATGTTGAAGCGAAGCTTATTTTAGAAGAAAAGCGTTTGGAAGTTGAATCGCTTAAGAAAAAAGCGAAGCAGAAGGCAGAGAACGAGTTGGAGCTACTAACATCAGAGTTGGCTCAATACCTCTGA
- a CDS encoding Tim44 domain-containing protein, with translation MRTLFLSILMAFFTFNFLAPEAEAKRLGGGSSFGKSYSAPKKVAPAQKQAPVQNATNAAPKKSGMMGGMLGGLLAGGLLGALLFGGAFDGIQFMDILLIGLMAFLAYKLFAMMKQKQPAPQYAGQPQYRETREPVESVQQPQHFTPMSAAATQLSEPDLVLPQWFNKVSFLSGAREHFTTLQAAWDRQDWAEIETYTSPELLEQLIAERGKYAADQHTDVVSVMAELINFIDNKDHVVASIHFYGWIKEAESEQPSEFSEIWHLTRDMNTGNAHWFIVGIEQP, from the coding sequence ATGCGCACATTGTTTCTATCTATTCTTATGGCTTTTTTTACTTTTAATTTTCTTGCGCCTGAAGCAGAGGCGAAGCGTTTAGGAGGGGGTTCTTCATTCGGGAAATCCTACTCAGCGCCCAAAAAAGTAGCACCTGCTCAGAAGCAGGCTCCTGTTCAGAATGCAACGAATGCCGCGCCTAAAAAGTCTGGAATGATGGGCGGTATGTTAGGTGGACTTTTAGCGGGTGGCTTACTCGGCGCCTTATTGTTTGGTGGCGCTTTTGATGGTATCCAGTTTATGGATATATTGCTGATAGGGCTTATGGCATTCTTAGCTTATAAGCTTTTCGCCATGATGAAGCAGAAGCAGCCAGCGCCTCAATACGCAGGTCAGCCACAATATCGTGAGACCCGAGAGCCAGTTGAGTCGGTTCAGCAACCACAGCATTTTACACCGATGTCCGCTGCAGCAACGCAGCTGTCTGAACCTGATTTAGTGCTTCCTCAATGGTTTAATAAAGTTTCGTTTCTCAGTGGTGCCCGTGAGCATTTTACGACGTTACAAGCGGCTTGGGATCGTCAAGATTGGGCAGAAATAGAAACCTACACCAGCCCTGAACTACTGGAGCAGTTAATCGCTGAGCGTGGTAAATATGCAGCGGATCAGCACACCGATGTGGTATCCGTAATGGCGGAGCTAATCAATTTTATCGACAACAAGGATCATGTAGTTGCTAGCATTCACTTTTATGGTTGGATTAAGGAAGCAGAGAGTGAACAACCGAGTGAGTTCAGCGAAATCTGGCATCTTACTCGCGATATGAATACCGGTAATGCTCACTGGTTTATTGTGGGGATAGAGCAGCCTTAA
- a CDS encoding sulfurtransferase, protein MTYKTLIDAATLQSEYQKGAWQIFDCRSYLTDQEKGRLLYQTSHIPDAHFFDMESDLSSQITSISGRHPLPDFETLAQKLSRCGVKQGVQVVVYDDMQGAMASRLWWLLRYMGHGDVAVLDGGLQAWQAFNGKMTDSLPEPSAGDFTVQAPFQNTSYLSTTDIVKKLGLLQIVDARARPRFLGEVEPIDPVAGHIPGSVNRPFQENLSEDGVFKSAQQLAHEWAEQVDLTQPVVHMCGSGVTACHNILAMSHAGFDNSILYAGSWSEWIRDTARPISTQDTK, encoded by the coding sequence ATGACCTATAAGACCTTGATCGATGCGGCAACACTGCAGTCTGAATATCAGAAGGGAGCGTGGCAGATTTTTGATTGTCGGTCCTATTTAACTGATCAGGAGAAGGGGCGTTTGCTTTATCAAACTTCGCATATTCCAGATGCCCACTTTTTTGATATGGAGTCAGACCTCTCTTCTCAAATAACAAGTATCTCAGGGCGCCACCCTTTACCCGACTTTGAGACGCTTGCTCAAAAGCTGAGTAGGTGCGGCGTGAAACAAGGAGTACAGGTTGTCGTTTATGATGACATGCAAGGTGCGATGGCCTCTCGATTATGGTGGCTTTTACGCTACATGGGGCATGGCGACGTTGCTGTTTTAGATGGTGGTTTACAGGCTTGGCAGGCGTTCAATGGCAAGATGACAGATAGTTTGCCAGAACCGTCAGCGGGTGATTTTACGGTACAGGCACCTTTCCAAAATACATCCTATTTATCCACAACGGACATTGTTAAAAAACTGGGATTGCTGCAGATTGTCGATGCACGAGCTAGGCCGCGTTTTTTAGGTGAGGTAGAGCCGATTGACCCCGTTGCCGGACACATTCCTGGCTCGGTTAATCGGCCGTTTCAGGAGAATCTTTCTGAAGATGGTGTATTTAAGTCGGCACAGCAGCTAGCGCATGAATGGGCTGAGCAGGTGGACTTAACGCAGCCTGTTGTACATATGTGTGGATCAGGTGTGACTGCTTGTCACAATATACTGGCTATGTCTCATGCGGGTTTTGATAACTCGATTCTATATGCAGGCTCCTGGAGTGAGTGGATACGTGATACAGCTCGCCCGATATCGACGCAAGATACTAAGTGA
- a CDS encoding TonB-dependent receptor plug domain-containing protein, producing MLSAFFDLGIGSKLAIFSRYKLLLITCLLSSQVSADEGLSLSDLKALSIGELSSLEVGIASKIPSKLNETPAAVYVITAEDIRRSAAANVPDALRMVPGINVGAVSGNTWAVNSRGFNETFANKFLVLLDGRSLYNSTFGGVYWDMQDIRVEDIERIEVIRGPGSAAWGANAMNGVINIITRSSYSSQSGELTANVGSQNKEAGFRYGGEFGDSSSYRFSGKVNLIKENKATSTSGLGVYPVAANDDSKHLSLSLRTDTDLNVDETVTFDVGLFNGYSDQRQFKSEINPYAPDFFSVVLPQIQLMQMAGASQQQLSGLLSIPAFGMCTFCLTDVRDRHEYSGWHVLGRWNQISETDWTTAQAYFDYTQREEYMADQSASVLDIDLEKGWKHERGKTAVGIGLRSSRDDISPNLSPTPVVIFNPQNESNNTINLFAQNELNVTESFRLLSGIGYEYSSITGSQWQPTLRGVWLASPQTQVWGALSYSSRTPSRIERTVASNSAYQAFGNSAHKSEKLSSLELGIRYQPTEEFSLDLVGFRYWYDDLTTLKIDRLYNPLQNQSGLLSFGNEASADAFGAEAAIRWQVLPSWSLAASYSWLQQSYNSLPQSVEPTVSSNKSPEHQFALRSYWDINPDWELDVSLYYVSELSSVGSPVLIIGDTGVDAYLRTDVRLGWQISPEVELSFIGQNLFDNAHQEFNSSPINVGGVSENTEIKRSLSAKLTVRF from the coding sequence ATGTTGTCAGCCTTTTTTGATTTAGGGATTGGTAGTAAATTGGCGATATTTTCTAGATATAAACTGCTATTGATCACTTGCTTGCTAAGCAGTCAAGTGAGTGCAGACGAAGGGCTTTCCCTAAGTGATTTAAAGGCGCTTTCTATTGGTGAACTTTCCTCTCTTGAGGTGGGTATCGCCTCGAAAATTCCATCAAAGTTGAATGAAACTCCCGCAGCCGTCTATGTTATTACCGCAGAAGATATTCGGCGTTCCGCTGCTGCCAATGTGCCCGATGCTTTAAGAATGGTTCCTGGTATCAATGTGGGAGCTGTGAGTGGTAACACATGGGCAGTCAATTCTCGTGGTTTTAATGAAACCTTTGCTAATAAATTTCTAGTTTTGTTGGATGGAAGAAGCCTGTATAACAGCACGTTTGGTGGCGTCTATTGGGATATGCAAGATATTCGTGTAGAGGATATTGAACGAATTGAAGTGATACGGGGGCCTGGTTCCGCTGCTTGGGGAGCGAATGCAATGAATGGTGTTATCAACATCATCACTCGTTCTTCTTACAGCAGTCAAAGTGGTGAGTTGACGGCGAATGTTGGCAGCCAAAATAAAGAGGCGGGGTTTCGATATGGTGGCGAGTTTGGTGACAGCAGTAGCTATCGCTTCAGCGGAAAGGTCAATCTGATAAAAGAAAATAAAGCCACCTCTACGTCGGGCTTGGGTGTTTATCCGGTGGCTGCGAACGATGATTCTAAGCATTTGTCGCTTTCGTTACGAACTGATACGGATTTAAACGTAGATGAAACCGTTACGTTTGACGTTGGTCTTTTTAATGGTTACTCGGATCAGCGCCAGTTTAAGTCTGAAATTAACCCTTACGCACCCGACTTTTTTTCTGTGGTGCTTCCTCAAATCCAATTGATGCAGATGGCAGGTGCTTCTCAACAACAGTTATCCGGTTTGCTCTCTATTCCTGCGTTTGGTATGTGTACGTTCTGCCTGACGGATGTACGTGATCGACATGAATATTCAGGGTGGCATGTGTTAGGTCGCTGGAACCAAATCTCTGAGACTGACTGGACAACAGCTCAAGCTTATTTTGATTATACCCAGCGTGAGGAGTATATGGCTGATCAGTCTGCTTCGGTGCTGGATATTGACCTTGAAAAAGGTTGGAAGCATGAACGAGGTAAAACAGCAGTCGGTATAGGTTTAAGATCTTCTCGAGATGACATATCTCCAAACCTGTCTCCTACGCCAGTTGTGATCTTTAATCCTCAAAATGAGTCGAATAACACGATCAATCTGTTTGCGCAAAATGAGCTAAACGTTACTGAATCGTTTCGTTTGCTATCAGGCATTGGATATGAGTATTCCTCCATCACTGGCAGCCAATGGCAGCCTACGCTGAGAGGTGTGTGGCTAGCGAGTCCTCAAACCCAAGTTTGGGGAGCGCTTTCCTACTCTTCTCGCACACCCTCAAGAATAGAACGTACCGTCGCCTCTAATTCTGCTTATCAAGCGTTTGGTAACAGTGCCCATAAGTCTGAAAAGCTATCCTCTCTGGAGTTAGGTATTCGCTATCAGCCAACAGAAGAATTTTCCTTGGACCTGGTTGGGTTTCGCTATTGGTACGATGATCTAACCACCCTAAAAATCGACCGTTTGTATAACCCATTACAAAACCAATCCGGGCTACTGAGTTTTGGAAACGAGGCCAGTGCAGATGCTTTCGGTGCTGAAGCGGCGATACGTTGGCAAGTGCTACCAAGCTGGTCTTTGGCCGCTTCATATAGCTGGCTGCAGCAATCCTATAATAGTTTACCCCAATCGGTTGAGCCGACGGTATCTAGTAATAAGTCTCCTGAGCACCAATTTGCCTTAAGGTCATACTGGGACATTAATCCTGATTGGGAGTTAGATGTCAGTCTTTATTATGTATCCGAGCTATCTTCTGTAGGTTCGCCTGTGCTGATTATAGGGGACACTGGGGTGGATGCTTACTTACGAACTGATGTTAGGTTGGGCTGGCAGATTTCACCTGAAGTTGAGTTGAGCTTTATAGGCCAAAACCTTTTTGATAATGCCCATCAGGAGTTTAATTCATCACCAATAAATGTCGGCGGGGTATCAGAAAATACTGAGATCAAGCGGAGCCTTTCTGCTAAGTTAACGGTGAGGTTCTAA
- a CDS encoding Dyp-type peroxidase, translated as MMNANYQSGVIADANSDALFVTLNVVEGSNRAVKQALAQSQGVIDAMKQQFSGQSLHAVIAIGSEYWPQISPLKRPLLLTNFPSVEGAVEMPITPADLLLHIRSDRHDITFELATRLIALFGSHVAIAEEVSCFRYLDSRDLTGFVDGTENPQGDHKKEVALVGEEDSDFEGGSYIHLQRYVHDLPKWHAQTLKAQEDMYGRTKADNIEYSSADKPLTAHTKRTSLKDDQGQSLEILRHSMPYGTLQESGLLFASYCRTPENFTLMLKSMVEGDGQGHGDRLMQFTTAVTGQAFFAPPLTWFKELG; from the coding sequence ATGATGAATGCTAATTACCAGTCAGGCGTTATTGCGGATGCAAACAGCGATGCTTTGTTTGTCACATTAAATGTGGTCGAAGGCTCCAATAGAGCGGTTAAGCAAGCATTAGCTCAGAGTCAAGGCGTCATTGATGCTATGAAACAGCAGTTTTCCGGCCAATCACTACACGCGGTTATTGCTATTGGGAGTGAGTATTGGCCCCAGATATCGCCATTGAAGCGGCCATTATTGCTGACGAATTTCCCCTCGGTGGAAGGGGCTGTTGAAATGCCGATCACCCCAGCAGACCTGTTACTGCATATTCGCTCTGATCGGCATGACATTACGTTTGAGTTGGCAACTCGATTGATCGCTTTATTTGGCTCTCATGTCGCGATAGCAGAGGAGGTTTCTTGCTTTCGGTATTTGGATTCCAGAGACCTCACTGGATTTGTCGATGGGACCGAGAACCCACAAGGGGATCATAAAAAAGAAGTTGCACTGGTGGGTGAAGAAGACTCTGATTTTGAGGGCGGCTCTTATATTCATCTGCAGCGTTATGTCCATGATTTACCTAAATGGCATGCTCAAACATTAAAAGCCCAAGAAGACATGTATGGGCGTACTAAAGCAGATAATATTGAGTACTCGTCAGCGGACAAGCCCTTGACCGCACATACAAAACGGACATCCCTTAAAGATGATCAGGGTCAATCCTTGGAAATATTGCGGCACAGTATGCCCTATGGCACATTGCAGGAGTCGGGACTATTGTTTGCCAGTTATTGCCGTACGCCAGAAAATTTCACATTGATGCTGAAAAGTATGGTTGAAGGGGATGGACAAGGGCACGGTGATCGCTTGATGCAGTTTACTACAGCCGTAACAGGCCAAGCATTTTTTGCCCCTCCTTTGACCTGGTTCAAAGAATTGGGGTAG